One genomic region from Cydia pomonella isolate Wapato2018A chromosome 4, ilCydPomo1, whole genome shotgun sequence encodes:
- the LOC133517260 gene encoding uncharacterized protein LOC133517260, protein MHYEDCINQLEKRETDLSSLMLEQTQIISSTVKTFNESILKITYDELIINENIERLNNYLNSSQSLLFSLKASQDVSAISLQILESVVNLENEINECLTSILFAKSNTIHPSIITLEKLYKELLLSNHIRTNKHLVSTVSPQNIHTILESSSLSAYVYSDKLVYILTFPLIQNDPLDLYHVYSIPIKHPNSSLHTTILPEHVFLAANPSGQTYVSTSSLETCKTYASEKQVCTGLVAYDATARPLCELQILHSISKSLPKICTTSTFEADINTFQYIENNKWLYILSGETNCVLQCTKEVTHHKIQGAGILSLQKNCKLHTGYSTLSASQDSEENITYPIIVPDIRTDDCFEEYRDIAKPDLMPIKINELPLDSLKQIKNHIDKYGEEIKKIKSTTFAQRNTTTFSWVYFTLGLIMLAYLVFKICKRCPNGLLLRRRTPNSPNRDSNGCIQIFNNCFANSSRQQRTHVAIPMSTISTSCVTEDEDEDIEPQHSQPISPVSIVPATSKRSGANAQSLF, encoded by the coding sequence ATGCATTATGAAGATTGTATTAACCAACTCGAAAAACGTGAAACCGATCTTTCATCACTTATGCTCGAACAAACTCAAATAATTTCTTCGACTGTCAAAACCTTCAACGAATCAATTCTCAAAATCACTTATGATGAGTTAATCATTAACGAAAATATCGAACGCTTAAATAATTACCTTAACTCTTCTCAATCACTTCTGTTTAGTTTAAAAGCCAGCCAAGATGTGTCAGCTATTTCCCTTCAAATTTTAGAGTCAGTAGTAAACCTTGAAAACGAAATCAACGAATGCCTAACTAGTATCCTCTTTGCAAAGTCCAATACAATCCATCCGTCAATTATAACCTTGGAAAAACTTTATAAAGAACTCCTCTTATCGAATCATATTCGCACGAATAAACATCTAGTTTCCACCGTTAGCCCACAAAATATACACACAATCTTAGAATCTTCCTCTCTATCAGCATATGTATATTCAGATAAACttgtatatatacttacattccCTTTAATTCAGAATGATCCTCTCGACTTATACCATGTATACTCCATCCCTATAAAACATCCGAATTCCTCTCTTCATACCACTATCCTCCCTGAGCACGTGTTCCTGGCTGCGAACCCCAGCGGCCAAACCTACGTGTCGACAAGCAGTTTAGAAACCTGCAAAACATACGCCAGCGAAAAACAAGTCTGCACCGGTCTCGTCGCCTACGACGCTACAGCTCGTCCCCTGTGTGAACTACAAATTCTCCACAGCATCTCCAAATCCCTTCCGAAAATCTGCACTACTTCAACCTTCGAAGCCGACATCAACACTTTTCAATACATCGAGAACAACAAGTGGCTATACATACTGTCTGGCGAAACCAACTGCGTCCTACAATGCACTAAAGAAGTAACACATCACAAGATACAGGGCGCAGGCATCCTATCATTACAGAAAAACTGTAAACTCCACACTGGATACAGCACGCTATCAGCATCACAAGACTCCGAAGAAAATATAACTTACCCTATAATCGTACCCGACATAAGAACTGACGACTGTTTCGAAGAATACAGGGACATCGCGAAACCTGACCTGATgccaattaaaattaatgaattgCCACTAGATTCCTTGAAACAAATCAAAAAccatatagataaatacggagaagaaatcaagaaaataaaatccaCAACATTCGCCCAAAGGAACACCACTACCTTCTCTTGGGTTTATTTTACACTTGGCCTAATAATGTTAGCCTaccttgtatttaaaatttgcaAACGATGCCCCAATGGACTTCTACTACGCCGCCGAACACCAAATTCTCCAAATCGCGATTCCAACGGATGCATCCAGATCTTCAATAACTGCTTCGCAAATTCATCTCGACAACAGAGAACCCACGTCGCAATTCCCATGTCTACAATCTCAACTAGCTGCGTCACAGAAGATGAAGACGAAGACATCGAGCCTCAGCATTCTCAGCCAATCTCACCCGTTTCCATTGTTCCTGCGACTTCTAAAAGATCAGGCGCTAACGCCCAATCTTTATTCTAA